Proteins from one Bordetella genomosp. 10 genomic window:
- a CDS encoding flagellar hook-length control protein FliK, whose product TAAATAAAQPPAATRDGAPLAARDTAPAPAAPAAHVTRQAVQAAGASADGNATGQDNADSLAKPAQHAAAASDAPVPAVAANAHEALANAVAASQAPVTVHAAPVTTSLQVSTPVGQAGWAADLGKQVVVLSNNAQQKTQTAELRLDPPDLGPLRITLTLNDGVAQASFVSSHAAVRQAVEAALPQLQQALSQAGISLGQTNVGDQGAQAGFAANDQGGRQGQSGGGNASAQADGGTADSIVATVQSRRAANTLVDTFA is encoded by the coding sequence CCACGGCGGCCGCGACCGCTGCCGCCCAACCGCCCGCGGCCACCCGCGACGGCGCGCCGCTGGCCGCGCGGGACACCGCGCCGGCCCCCGCGGCGCCCGCCGCCCACGTCACCCGGCAGGCCGTGCAGGCTGCCGGCGCCAGCGCGGACGGCAACGCCACCGGACAGGACAACGCCGACAGCCTGGCCAAGCCGGCCCAGCACGCGGCGGCCGCCAGCGACGCGCCCGTGCCGGCCGTGGCCGCCAACGCCCACGAAGCCCTGGCCAACGCCGTCGCCGCCAGCCAGGCGCCGGTCACCGTGCACGCGGCCCCCGTCACGACCTCGCTGCAAGTCAGCACCCCGGTCGGCCAGGCCGGCTGGGCCGCCGACCTCGGCAAGCAGGTCGTCGTGCTGTCCAACAATGCGCAGCAGAAGACCCAGACCGCGGAACTGCGCCTGGACCCGCCGGACCTCGGACCGCTGCGCATCACGCTGACCTTGAACGACGGCGTGGCCCAGGCCTCCTTCGTGTCTTCCCACGCCGCCGTGCGCCAGGCCGTCGAAGCCGCGCTGCCGCAATTGCAGCAGGCGCTCTCCCAGGCCGGGATTTCGCTGGGCCAGACCAATGTCGGCGACCAGGGCGCGCAGGCCGGCTTCGCGGCCAACGACCAGGGCGGCCGCCAGGGGCAGTCCGGCGGCGGCAACGCATCGGCCCAGGCCGACGGCGGGACCGCCGACAGCATCGTCGCCACGGTGCAGTCG